In one Trichosurus vulpecula isolate mTriVul1 chromosome 8, mTriVul1.pri, whole genome shotgun sequence genomic region, the following are encoded:
- the LOC118828751 gene encoding translationally-controlled tumor protein, with translation MIIYRDLISHDEMFSDIYKIREIANGLCLEVEGKMVSRTEGTIDDSLIGGNASAEGPEGEGTDATVITGVDIVINHHLQETSFTKESYKKYIKDYMKSIKGRLEEHKPDRVKPFMTGAAEQIKHILANFKNYQFFIGENMNPDGMVALLDFREDGVTPYMIFFKDGLEMEKC, from the coding sequence ATGATCATCTACCGGGACCTCATCAGCCATGATGAGATGTTCTCCGACATTTACAAGATCCGGGAGATCGCGAACGGGCTGTGCctggaggtggaggggaagatggtcaGTAGGACAGAGGGTACCATCGATGATTCCCTTATCGGTGGGAATGCCTCTGCTGAAGGTCCTGAGGGTGAAGGAACAGATGCCACTGTAATCACTGGAGTCGACATAGTAATAAACCATCATCTGCAAGAAACTAGTTTCACAAAAGAATCCTACAAAAAGTACATCAAAGACTACATGAAATCAATCAAAGGCAGACTTGAAGAACACAAGCCAGATAGAGTAAAACCTTTTATGACGGGAGCTGCAGAACAAATCAAACACATCCttgctaattttaaaaactatcaGTTCTTCATAGGCGAAAACATGAATCCAGATGGCATGGTGGCTCTCTTGGATTTCCGTGAGGATGGTGTGACTCcatatatgattttctttaaggatggtttagaaatggagaaatgttaa